In Plasmodium malariae genome assembly, chromosome: 11, the following proteins share a genomic window:
- the PmUG01_11035200 gene encoding conserved Plasmodium protein, unknown function, with product MYYRKLTDDYYEEVYTKNVENISFIKIARMLYCFFSVILLLGFSCITHGNKGIVYLIYSFFPSCVYLYWFRRKIKRKIKFSHVIEMILYGAILSIFFAGILEYILSFCFFYFCHICFLKEIKETPLLMCSLAVFFYFFFIVAYVEELSKFFPMIFVHLNNKKYKKEYTELPFADNNTNLNENLYDKGENKKDNKMIKFNYIYVNSRLEYIFFSLCSSAGFSSSENLFYTTQTTRQNFLTVITLRNLICVLFHMCCSGVSSNNVASHVHSKNTKGARVNVLHILCSLFSSSLFHAVYDYSIYFSSLNIPKYQVWFLTILFTYSFFSMLLMFFVVIKRIV from the exons ATGTATTATAGGAAATtg ACAGATGACTACTACGAAGAAGTCTACacaaaaaatgtagaaaacatttcttttataaaaattgctCGCATGTTGTACTGTTTTTTCTCTGTAATATTGCTGCTAG GTTTTTCATGTATTACCCATGGAAATAAAGGaattgtttatttaatatattctttttttcctagTTGTGTTTATCTATATtg GTTTCGAAGAAAAAtcaaaaggaaaataaaattttcgcATGTTATAGAAATGATATTATATGGAGCTATActatcaatattttttgcaggcattttagaatatatcttatcattttgttttttttatttttgtcatATATGCTTTTTAAAGGAAATCAAGGAAACTCCTCTACTTATGTGCTCACTAGCTGTATTCttct acttcttttttatagtGGCTTACGTAGAAGAACTGTCAAAATTTTTTCCCATGATTTTTGTTCatctaaataataaaaaatataaaaaggagtATACAGAATTACCATTTGCTGATAACAACactaatttaaatgaaaatttatacgATAAAGGAGAGAACAAGAAAGACAATAAGATGATTAAATTTAACTACATTTACGTAAATAGCAgattagaatatatttttttttccttgtgCTCTTCCGCTGG ATTTTCGAGCAGCGAAAACTTATTTTATACTACACAAACAACACGGCAGAATTTTTTAACAGTTATAACACtaag AAATTTGATATGTGTGTTGTTTCACATGTGCTGCTCTGGGGTGTCATCTAACAATGTAGCTAGTCATGTACATTCTAAAAATACCAAAG GGGCTAGAGTAAACGTGttgcatatattatgttcCTTGTTTTCTTCTTCACTGTTTCATGCGGTATATGActattcaatatattttagttcattaaatatacCTAAGTATCAAGTTTGGtttttaacaattttgtTCACATACAGTTTTTTCTCCATGTTGCTCATGTTTTTTGTtgtaattaaaagaatagtttaa
- the PmUG01_11034900 gene encoding conserved Plasmodium protein, unknown function, producing the protein MLLLPLIIYLMINLEKYSICCAKKKYIYILNIGKYTTIKTFYTIETALIRMRKQFTLVKNEKCLLLDKKTPDKLNEYKVDTKKKIFFHNLFNYSLVDMLTILKLLLQMEKIVLYKHSNNISVKIKDTKKKNIDYKSLIFDYTLFFKEYLLRNKHEKDMLFKMHDYFDLYNRGKLKDKTTKRRQCSNPIFSHNISSSAPNKKVYLSNKNNASFTHDIKKKKTCSIKFILKRIIKKLGICIKDKCYINNVKGKELIFKFYVNNKKFYIFSFYKKIKGIYHLYRNILYVKGNNNINKEIAIINLILLNRRYYDRKKNSHIVNSLYIKYYIKYDVNKLFHIPDELIKNSRKTLEVNNFIYLSQVGKCFDEKTDGSDFCLSKNVVNLDESANKNTIKKSIHRHTHNNNIRIKLIKIYFNGKLFVSMPIVLIYNVIKNVFFMNNFFYFDVMNINLTNLYALKDIYFNNKLFFQNNNFIYLNNQNIILNSDELKVDLNYILLFYFLYFNKKENLRVPEQINPNFYFYFYSLLRNKDKENSKRIKKIVYREDKNILNFVF; encoded by the coding sequence ATGCTATTATTACCGCTAATCATCTATTTGATGattaatttagaaaaatattccaTTTGCTGTGCTAAAaagaagtatatatatattttaaacatcGGTAAATATACTACTATTAAAACGTTTTATACTATAGAAACAGCTTTAATAAGAATGAGGAAACAATTTACTCTagtaaaaaatgagaaatgcTTATTATTAGACAAGAAGACACCAGATAAATTGAATGAATATAAGGTagataccaaaaaaaaaattttttttcataatttatttaattatagtTTAGTAGATATGCTAACTATTCTTAAGTTACTACTACAGATGGAGAAAATTGTTTTGTACAAACATAGTAACAACATATCCGTTAAAATAAAggatacgaaaaaaaaaaatattgattataaaagtttaatttttgattacacattattttttaaggaaTATTTATTACGAAATAAGCATGAAAAGGATATGTTATTTAAGATGCACGATTATTTTGACCTGTATAATAGgggaaaattaaaagataaaacaaCGAAACGAAGACAATGTAGTAACCCAATTTTTAGCCATAATATTAGTAGCAGTGCcccaaataaaaaagtatatttgagtaataaaaataatgcaagCTTTACACATgatataaagaagaaaaaaacatgttcaattaaattcattttaaaaaggattattaaaaaattaggaaTTTGCATTAAGGAcaaatgttatataaataatgtaaaggGTAAAGAgcttatatttaaattttatgtaaataataaaaagttttacattttttctttttataagaaGATAAAAGGAATTTATCACTTATACAGGAATATTCTGTATGTGAAagggaataataatattaataaagaaattgCCATAATAAATCTTATATTACTTAATAGAAGGTACTATGatcgtaaaaaaaattctcatATCGTTAACTctctttatataaaatattatattaaatatgacGTCAATAAACTGTTTCATATACCAGAtgagttaataaaaaatagtaggAAAACGTTGGAGGTGAACAATTTCATTTACCTATCACAAGTTGGGAAATGCTTTGATGAAAAAACTGATGGAAGTGATTTTTgtttaagtaaaaatgtgGTCAATTTAGATGAGTCGgctaataaaaatactataaaaaagaGTATACATAGACATACacataataacaatatacgTATTAagcttataaaaatatatttcaatggGAAATTGTTTGTGTCAATGCCCATTGTCCTAATCTAcaatgtaattaaaaatgtcttttttatgaataatttcttttattttgatgttatgaatattaacctaacaaatttatatgctcttaaagatatttattttaataataaattattttttcaaaataacaattttatttatttaaataaccAAAATATTATCTTAAATAGTGATGAGCTAAAGGTAGacttaaattatattcttctcttttattttttgtattttaataagaaaGAAAACTTACGTGTGCCAGAACAAATAAAcccaaatttttatttttatttttattcattgtTAAGAAATAAAGACAAGGAAAATTccaaaagaataaaaaaaattgtatatagagaagacaaaaatatacttaattttgttttctgA
- the PmUG01_11035100 gene encoding conserved Plasmodium protein, unknown function produces the protein MKLHAEFKQESIDDFSYILRGLKEFSSFAIENTFLCFKFSEKYLYIFGNEKKHVEIFIKISMNDLFYENFILKSNSNNEIIILVYIFQIYDIFKNISKNTKITVDLFEKNGICILLFKHHCNVTDAFKKYECGIEIINPSLTKFPNIKMNKYSLYINCKLKKCCRILNTYSKFYSDKVELNFEITKKNCDLIFLMDSVTTKNTTTLKNNYVLKNVINKKRNYEKKNKSNENPDLRKVIYIKTFTKALNILNECRNNKDDVGIFKIIVPYNKCWFALKLGQFESSGNWKVLIVITDLNLNL, from the coding sequence ATGAAATTGCATGCAGAATTCAAACAAGAAAGCATAGACGACTTTTCCTATATTTTAAGGGGTCTCAAAGAATTTTCCTCGTTTGCTATAGAGAATacttttctttgttttaaattttctgaaaaatatttatatatatttggtaatgaaaagaaacatgtggaaatatttataaaaattagtatgaacgatttattttatgaaaattttattttaaaaagtaattctaataatgaaataattatattagtatatatttttcaaatatatgacatttttaagaatatttctaaaaatactaaaattaCTGTtgatttatttgaaaaaaatggaatatgCATACTACTATTCAAACATCATTGTAACGTAACTGATGCTTTTAAAAAGTATGAGTGTGGTATAGAGATTATTAACCCTTCATTAACCAAATTtccaaatataaaaatgaacaaatattccttatatattaattgcaAACTAAAGAAATGCTGTAGAATATTAAACACGTATTCTAAATTCTATTCAGATAAAGTAGAGCTAAACTTTGAAATTACCAAGAAAAATTGTgatcttatttttcttatggATTCTgtaacaacaaaaaatacgactacactaaaaaataattatgttttaaaaaatgttataaacaaaaaaaggaattacgaaaaaaaaaacaaaagtaatGAAAACCCAGATTTAAGAaaagttatttatattaaaaccTTTACAAAAGCGttaaatatacttaatgaatgtagaaataataaagatgatgttggtatatttaaaattattgtgccatataataaatgttgGTTTGCCTTAAAATTAGGTCAATTTGAATCTTCAGGAAATTGGAAAGTccttattgttattactgaTCTAAACCTGAACCTTtaa
- the PmUG01_11035000 gene encoding conserved Plasmodium protein, unknown function gives MLGISIDKIKNKKKQKEKKSKKELNFLKENDNLFSLPTSSKTINLNNKNVSVWRLVKFRNKCRYDDLILKKWKKIGYKNEKKSFDENDIEDDYTFERFNKKINIIKYNDEFYNKEIQNMNLKWTKEETDYLFNLCEKYECHFIIIHDVYDKKYMRSIEEIKDRFYSVSKKVIEDIFDQKIKLEESKKIKNNSDVLKLKEGKAKHPLVKFTYNMEADIERKNLIHKTYTVSKKNIMLEEMTIENIKKFENKIKHELKKASDMKKLKKKFELTSDEIVPINKLPDDDREDKHIYSARYFFQKLKIDISYFDKLDTYLKENNIEKPTIYTENICFLYGVLRTDVAILLNVRKKIEKLKQEREYWKNQLNILEEEYLKKKNEL, from the exons atgcTCGGTATTAGTATtgacaaaataaagaataaaaaaaaacagaaagaaaaaaaaagcaaaaaagaattaaattttttaaaagaaaacgaCAATCTGTTTTCGCTTCCAACCTCGTCTAAAACTATAAAC TTAAACAACAAAAATGTTAGTGTATGGAGACTAGTTAAATTTAGGAATAAGTGTAGGTATGATGacttaatattaaaaaaatggaaaaagattggctataaaaatgaaaaaaaatcgTTTGATGAGAATGATATAGAGGATGATTATACCTTTGaaagatttaataaaaaaataaatataataaaatataatgatgaattttataacaaagaaatacaaaatatgaatttaaaaTGGACCAAGGAAGAGACTGATTAtctatttaatttatgtgaaaaatatgaatgtcatttcattattatacatgatgtatatgataaaaaatatatgagaagcattgaagaaataaaagacaGATTTTATAGCGTATCTAAGAAAGTTATTGAAGATATATTtgatcaaaaaattaaactagAGGAatcgaaaaaaataaaaaataatagtgatgtactaaaattaaaagaaggAAAGGCAAAACACCCACTAGTAAAATTTACGTACAATATGGAAGCAGAtatagaaagaaaaaatttaattcacAAAACATACACAGtgtctaaaaaaaatataatgttagAAGAGATGAccattgaaaatattaagaaatttgaaaacaaaattaaacatGAACTGAAAAAAGCTTCAGATatgaaaaaactaaaaaagaaatttgaGCTGACCAGTGATGAAATTGTGCCg ATCAACAAGTTACCCGATGATGATAGAGAAGATAAACACATTTACAGCGCAAgatattttttccaaaaacttaaaatagatatatcttattttgataaattaGATAcctatttaaaagaaaacaatATAGAGAAACCAACAATTTACACGGAAAATATTTGCTTTTTATATGG CGTATTAAGAACTGATGTGGCTATACTGCTGAACGTGCGGAAAAAGattgaaaaattgaaacAA gAACGAGAGTACTGGAAAAATCAATTAAACATTTTAGAagaagaatatttaaaaaaaaagaatgaattaTGA